attaaaaaaaaaagatattaaccCGTTATAGAGCGCGAGCCAATATACTAGTTTCTAATAAACTTTTGTGAGTTAAATGCTATATTGAACtctttaagaaatatataatagAATTGAAATAAAACTACTTATAAGCCaaaaagttataattattataagaaaCTCTAAAACATGTGGGATTTCTATTGTATATGCATTGTGGATCAAGAAACAATTAACTATGGACTTGCACATGAGGGTGTTGTCTTTTCTGTTTGTAAGTTATAAAGGGTTGCTGGGTCGTTGCAGCAGGACCCAATAACGTTGGTTCTTACTGCCACCAAGGGTTAATAGCGTAGGGTCTTGTTGGACCCATTAAAGTTGGCTCCTGCCCCCAACATGACCtaagattttatttcttttttttttctttttctttttcacggtaaagaagaaataaatagaagaatttttttttttttttgcatttgagGTTGagttaaattttgttattaaatcatatttgtttttgcatttcaaaaatgcttttaaaaattaaaacaaaattatttttttctttacttcaaattaagattttattttttttctcttgaatttttttttcaaaataaaagcattcagaaaaattataattataatattgttatATTAGAATTGATGGagctttaaataaattttttattcacataaaatgctttatatatttgtattatataagataattttttaacaataaaatccattaaaaaacaaatcataaatacTATAATGTAATATCATTTTGGGTCAACACTGTTGGGTCATTCTGCCAAGTATGACCCAATGATACGGGCTCAGATAGGTTTGGTTATTGGGTCATTCTATCAAGCATAATCCAATGATGCGAGATCCTTCTGTAAAGCATGACCCAATAATGCTGGGTCTAGGTGCCCAGCATACCCCAACAATAGTGTGTCTAGCTGAACCAAGACCCATTAAATTTGGGTCCTACTTTCACAAAAACCTAGCAGCGGTGGACCCAGCCCACAACAAGACCCATTGTTACTGTGTATTGGTGATAGTAAGACTAGCAGCGATGAACCTAAAGCTATAAAAAGAACCCATTAAAGTTGGACTCTGCTACCAGCCACAACTGCCAACAGGGCCCATTGCTGCTAGGTATTGTTGTTAGCAAGACCTAGTAGTAGTAGGGTCAAAGCTGCGAGTAGGATCTACTAAGGTTGGCCTTGCTACCACTAGGACCCAGTAGCAATGGGCCCTGTTGCCACCAAAATATAGTAGTATTGGTTGAGtctatttcatttaaaattcgAGCCTGCAATTGGATCGGGGTAAACCAGTAGACTTGTCAGGTCAACCCGGAATTCAGGCGACCCGACAAAAACTTGATAGAGTCCCttttttttgaagttgtttttcttttacctAGAGactcctctttttttatatttttcaattgattattAACTCATTTTaaagttaactatataaataataaaagattgctttattttttcaatatggggtTTGAagccttttagtatatatactctatgtttacaagaaaaaagttatatgttttcaatgtggaataaaaaaatctttttggtttaaatactttaacttagaAGAAAAAGATAGTATATTTccaatatgaaataaaaaatttttttgaagtaatcttttaaacttaattatttatatatatagcttacatccacataattattttttaatttgtttataaaatattaaattttcaattttttttttaaatttttccagTTTGACCCGAGTCCAGCTGTGTAACCCAGGACCTAAACCTCTTAGTCGAGTTAATCTCCAGATTGGGTTTGATaactattgtttttataaaaatatatatttttatttgttatattttttgaactattaaaatatgttgaaaatacctataaaaataacttttttataaaaattaaaaatatttaacccgTGATAAAACTCGGTGCATGTAGCtagtaatataataaaataatttgttgcCACGGTAGACTGACGCTCTAACatctattttctttcattttgttattatgcatggttttttttttttttttgtttggtttatatCGCTTTTTGAGAGATCCAAGAGAAATAAAAACTCGCAAGTTACTGAGAtcgataaaaagaaaatactcagcaaaataaaaaataaaataagcaagtaaatatttatttcgTTTTTCCATTCAGAGAACCAAAAAACCCAGAGAGAGGAGAGAGTCCAAGATCCACTCTCCTCCGCTCTTTTACACacacagagaaagagagaagagagagagatggggtGCTCTTTTTCAGGGCTGAATGCATTATACGACTCCGTTAACGGAGGAGGAGATGTGTGGATCAACGAGAACAGATTCAGGATCGTGAGGCAGCTAGGTGAAGGTGGATTTGCCTATGTGTATTTGGTTAAGGAGGTTGTCAACGTCTCTTCTCCTGCTTCTAGTGGTGGTCGTGCTGCTGTCGGCGGTGGCCTCTCTAAAAAAGTCAAGGACAAATCCCATCTCTCTGGTACCTTTACTTCTTCATTCTCAagtcttaatttaaaaaaaaagatttttttttttattaatgaaacatGTTTTAAGCTATTgcatttgtattttcttttcaattttgtgaTCTTGGTTGCTGAAATAcgagttttctttgtttttttattttaaatggggATGATCTGGTTATGGATCTTCAAGTATGGTGTTTCATTTACGTGGAGATCATCGTATGGTGTTTGAGTGATTATTACTCTGATATTGGGTTATCGATTCCTGATCCACAAGATTTTCAATCGCAAATTATGCTATTTGTCATGCGTTGGATATGCCATTTAATTCGAAGAATATGTGTGCTTGCAACTTTGTTTAGCATTTGGAGAACATAATGAATTCAATTACACGTCTGGTCTGACTTTAAATACTGTGCAGTTGATGGAACTTATGCTATGAAGAAAGTTCTTATTCAGAATAATGAGCAATTGGAATTGGTGCGGGAAGAGATTCGCGTTTCTTCATTATTCAATCACTCCAATCTGCTTCCTCTTCTTGATCATGCTATTATTTCCGTTAAGGTAATAACTGCAAGCTGTTCTTCCTTTTCAGATTATTGTAGGTGGATTTCTCATAAAGTTGATGTTGCCTTTGTTATTAAGGCATCTGATTCTCATGGATGGACATGCTCTGACCTTGTGCTTCATGGTTGGGAAACTCTAGAGCTTTTGAGGGTAGAGCTTTCATTTGGTGTTAAGTcagatttttaagaaaattgtaCCCATGTTCCCTTCTTCCCCTCTGGATCTTGTTTGGAACTTCTTAATGTGTATGAGTTTGTATCTGTGTGTGCATCTCCTGCATGGTTTTCTTATCACACAGCATTTTCCCATATCCAATCAGGGCATAGAACTCTCTAGTCATGAAACTATCACTGCAGAATCACCTTCATCTTCATAGCTAGTAACCTATGCATAGAAGTAATTAACTCATTGTATAACAGAAAAATAGGAGCTTCCATGTAGTTTGTAGTTTTGAAAGTAATTTCTGTGCAAATGTTACATGGGTTGCACACATATTGCTTTGATGAATAGAAACTTCCAGCCACGAACCATTTTCCTAACACGAGGCCAAGATCCTTTAGTTTCATTTGATCAGATTGGGGTTGACTTTTATTTGTACTTCAGAATTAGTGACAAGGAAACTTATTTCAATTCTCTTCTTTTGTACCTTTTACTCAAACATTtttgtgtcctttttttttaaaggctaCTCAAGAAGGATCTTGGAACCATGAAGCATATTTGTTATTTCCGGTTCACTTGGATGGAACCTTACTGGACAACTCTGCTGCtatgaaatctaaaaaggaatttttttctACCACGGATGTTCTTCAAATATTTCGGCAGGTGAatggaaataatataaatttatcttttatattgaCTTTTTTTGTTATGCAATACATTCCTAGCACAAAGCAGGATCGGCTTCATAACATAATACCCAAGTGTAAGATatctttttgatatttggcAATCATTTAAACTTACTGTTACTTGTATGTGGAAATCACTATTTAGTTTTCTACTCGAGTTGGGTCGAGTGTTCCCGCATTTGCTCTTTCATGTCCTAGAATTAATTCAGAGAATGTTTTGTAACTTTTGtcccttttttatttacatacaTAGTGTCTTTTTGTATGCATAGATATCATACTTTGATATCCATCTACTGTATTGTGTCCTATGCACACTTAAGAAATATTACGCTATACTTTGATATCCATCAACTGTATTGTGTCCTATGCACGCTTAAGAAAGATTATGCTGCAGCTCTGTGCAGGATTGAAAAATATGCACAATCTTGATCCTCCATATGCACACAATGATGTCAAACCTGGTAATGTTCTCCTGACACATAGGAAAGGACAATCACCTCTTGCTATATTGATGGATTTTGGGAGTGCTAGACCTGCAATGAAGCAAATTCGATCTCGCTCAGAGGCACTACAGTTGCAGGTAATCATTTTCTATTCTCTTCCTTTTGCTTTCacttttttttggattataatttcttactcttttatattaatttttcaccaatatTATTTTCAGCAGCCTTCTTAGCACATCCATGTCACTAATATGTATTTTAAGGGTTTCAGTTATATACTTGTACAATCTTTAAAGCTTCATTCTATTTAATGTTTTGTCCAATTTATTTctgcatttatttttcataaaaaaaacttaaaatgtaTTTAAAGTATATTAGTATGAATCTATTACACACAAGGAAACTGCCTTTAcctgtttattttagtttgtttagcATGTGGATTTCTGTAAGATTAGCATCTGCCACTATATCATGACTAGACTTGGCTGGCTAATGTAGGAATGGGCGTCCGAGCATTGTTCAGCACCCTTCAGAGCTCCTGAGTTGTGGGATTGCCCAAGCCATGCAGACATTGATGAGAGAACTGATATCTGGTCACTTGGATGCACACTATATGCAATAATGTGAGGATCATCTTCTTCagtcatcatttttatttaattctcagAAAGCATTTGTAGCTACTTGTGTTCTGTACTTCTAACTTTTTGCAGTTaacttttcaattatttttatacttgttCTAAACCACTATTGAGGAACCCAGTGTCCATCTTACCATTTTGTATCATTTAGGTTTAGAATTTtggttagaattttttttctttcaatttttatttcaaaggtaTTGAAATTAGTTTATATGGCATATATGATTAGATATTATTTGTGTGAGTGCAAGCGCATGCATGCTTTGTGCGTTTGTTGCTGTGTTCAATGCACGCATGTAAGCATCATATGTTTTCTGAAACTAGAAAGGATAACTTCACTTCCTTGAACTGTTTGCTTTTCCTCTTAATTATTGTTTGTAATTTCAAAATCTGTTGCCTTGCCCTTTTAAGGTGAAGCGAGATCTTATGTATCTCTCAAATGCAGCTACATTTTTTCTACTTCTAACGGCTGATTTATGCAGGTATGGAGTATCTCCATTTGAATATGCACTTGGAGAGTCTGGAGGAAGCCTTCAATTGGCCATTGTAAATGCACAGATAAAGTGGCCAGCTGGACCCAAACCTCCGTATCCAGAAGCTCTTCATCAGTTCGTGACATGGATGCTTCAGCCTCAGGCAGCGGTCCGCCCTCACATTGATGATATTATAATTCATGTTGACAAGCTGATCTCAAAGTTTTCAAATTGagataataataaagaacaTAAAGAATATTACATTGGGAATGCAGCGGATGCTTTTGCAGCTCAGCAACTTCCAATACTCCTGTGATTGTGGATGTTTAAAATATTCAAGTGAAAATGGCAGTGAAAACAAGCAGTGGCAGTTCCTTGTTCGAAGGGTTACAGAGATGATTCCTTTTTGGCAGTAGCTGTCAGTTGTGCAGTGGCTTAATTTGTGAATCGTCATCCTGTTTAATTGTACAATCTGTAATTTATGGAACTGGATTGTCTTTTGCAcacaaatattcaaattttttgttgaaagatAATAATTGGTGACAGGTACTAGCTTGATGTTTGTGGGACGTGGCATTTTGGATGAAAGGGCAGTTGTTTCTCCTACATTTTTGTCCAAGTTCGTTTATGGAATGATAGAGCATGGAATGAAGAAAATCATCCAAGTTTATCTGGCTTATAAGATCATCATCAGGTATACAAGCAAAGAGAGTTTCTCCCAGGATACAattataaatcaacaaaaaaaaattcatggggATATAGGCTTGATAGATTTTTCTCAGGCAAAACAAGCAGCAGCCAGCAGGGCAGTTcgtttgcaaaaaaaaaattaaagataccTTGAAGCATCAAGAGGAGGTTTTAGTCCATTTAGTTTATGTGCAATGGGggttcaattcaattttatttgggCAATGAATTTTCAACAAAGCTGTTAATTTTGCATTAGTttcagttaattttatttttgtattgtttccATGTGCATTGTGGATTCTATACTAATTATGGATTTCTTATTATGTGTGGaaaaattaatcatttcttttatatattaggttgtcttatttaatttattttcatgttaggtgacgagaaaacaaaaaaattaaaataaagaatccAAGCTTGAAAGGGAAACAAGATGGCGACAAAGCTTTTTAGATTTATAAGGAGAATATTCCagcaattttaattgtttttcaggATAATTAATTGGTGGCAATAAGGAACAATAAAGACACCAacttttccttccaaaataaggataaaataaaaagctacaattaaaatcattttctatCTTGGAGAGTATAGGGGTGAAAACTTctcccttgatttttttcttgcattgtaGGCTATAGATAAGCCTTATATTAGACttgtattgttttcttttcttcttctcttatcACGACAATATAGAAAATTAACttataggttttatttttattattacaattatagCCTAAgacttgtttgggcttaattaatatttagtttttagttaaGATTCAAGgcttgtttaaattaattttttaagctttttagtATAGGTTTTGGGTCAACTTCTTAAGTGGGCCAATTTAGTCCACAATAGTAGATTTATTAGGGTTATTTTCTAAGAGTATTTAAACTCTTTGTAAGCTTAAATTTCGGCAATCAttgaataatatcattttgaattttcagCTTAGATATTAGAgtgattcttgtatttttttggttcttgaaaGATTTAAACTGACTTATCAAAAATTAACTAGTTTTGTGGCATCATTCGATTTAATTCTAATAGTGCTATTGCCTTGTGATATGTTTCTATTCTGTTATACTCTTATCATACATCTTTTGGCTTTTTAGAATCATatttcaatcttgattgtgggttgtatGACCACATGATCACGAAATTCTtatcaataacttttttatggTCAGTTACTTTTTCCCTCCTCCCTTGTTTCCCCGTAAAcctctcttctttctcaaacTCTAGGACTGAAACATAAACCAAATATAACTTTGATTCAAAAtgtaaaaaccttaaaaaaaaaaaaaaaaaaaggacaacaaatgaaaaaaaaaaaaaaactttggagattaaaatagtaaaaaaatgcTCCatgcacaatgaaaaaaaaatgaaactaaatATTTGTTTCGGTTTCAAGTTGGaaccttaaaattttaattgttttgaattaataaaactaaaatttattttttcaaattaaatattaactcAATATTGGAACTTATTCTTAATATAATGAGAGCCCTATATTAAGCtaactaaaacaaatcattaaaaccaatatcaaatcaaaatcgatatgaaatgatcaaattagaaaaatagagtcaagtgaaaaaaagaattaaaggaaaaaaaagtatattttgggTAATTATCACAATCATCACTGGATTATGTGTTCATTCTATGTtgcattttcatcattttttaatatttatttcatcttGCATTGTCTCCCCTTGTTCatcatttcaaatattattacaTGGTTTATTGAATGTTGATTTTACGAAACAAAACTTAATTGTTGCTACAAATAACACTAAAATaggtttgatattaaaaaaataacaactcaaTTTGCTATTTTGGGAGAGAATCAAATATGTAAATCAaggacagaaaagaaaaaataataggaaaatgaaaggaaagaagatCATCTCACGAGTCGCCCGACAAGGAAACCCCTGTCAAGACGATTTCAACAGTATTAAGGAAGTTCATCTTTGGATCTCGTATGCTGCCAGAGATATGTTCAtgtctaataaatttttttattgtgtgtatttggatcattttgatgtgttcatgttaaatataatttttttaaaaaataaaaaatattatttaatgtatttttttttaaaaaaaaaattactctcacaatatcaaacactatcttactataaaataaaaccaagaaccattttagtttttttaataattcaaaaaaaaaattcaaaaaaaaaaacaagcaagaaGGAGTCCCAcactattgttttttaaattgttttatttaaaaatgtattagaataatattttttttatttttaaaaaattatttttaatatcagtacatcaaaataatttaaaaatattaatttaaaataaaaaattaattttttaaaaatatttttaaaacatataaacaaataaagttcTCATTTCTACGATACAGTCTCAGGGTCTGTGTTTAAAGACAACTTCTACAATTTCCTTTCCAGTTTAAAAGCTTGTGACGTGATGGGATATTACTGCAGTGAAATCAattgaatagtaaaaaaattattatacatgtCACGGACTGACGAGTTACCATCAATAAATGTTCCATGTACTTGAGAATTTACCATGCATCTAAAATATTGTATATGAGCATAAAGGGCATTAATATTTTCATCCGCACTAGGTAAt
The genomic region above belongs to Populus alba chromosome 12, ASM523922v2, whole genome shotgun sequence and contains:
- the LOC118030198 gene encoding uncharacterized protein is translated as MGCSFSGLNALYDSVNGGGDVWINENRFRIVRQLGEGGFAYVYLVKEVVNVSSPASSGGRAAVGGGLSKKVKDKSHLSVDGTYAMKKVLIQNNEQLELVREEIRVSSLFNHSNLLPLLDHAIISVKATQEGSWNHEAYLLFPVHLDGTLLDNSAAMKSKKEFFSTTDVLQIFRQLCAGLKNMHNLDPPYAHNDVKPGNVLLTHRKGQSPLAILMDFGSARPAMKQIRSRSEALQLQEWASEHCSAPFRAPELWDCPSHADIDERTDIWSLGCTLYAIMYGVSPFEYALGESGGSLQLAIVNAQIKWPAGPKPPYPEALHQFVTWMLQPQAAVRPHIDDIIIHVDKLISKFSN